In the genome of Candoia aspera isolate rCanAsp1 chromosome 1, rCanAsp1.hap2, whole genome shotgun sequence, one region contains:
- the BCLAF1 gene encoding bcl-2-associated transcription factor 1 isoform X3 has product MGRSNTRSHSSRSKTRSQSSSRSRSRSHSRKKRYSSRSRSRTYSRSRSRDRVYNRDYRRDYRNNRGMRRPYGYRGRGRGYYPGGGGRYHRGGYRPVWNRRHSRSPRRGRSRSRSPKRRSVSSQRSRSRSRRSYRSSRSPRSSSSRSSSPYSKSPVSSKKRGSSEKQPKKTESTALQDSPLKSKSQEEEKSTFEHDPSETLDDFNKSAAASADIWPGLSAYDNSPRSPHSPSIASPPSQSSSCSDAHLLSTVHSAKGTPQHSHSIQHSPERSGSGSLGNGSSRYSPSQNSPLHHIPSRRSPAKAVASQNAAREETRMRSFYPEAGEQESAKGGKFLKRYTDEESRVYLLDRSNTREKDAQKDRGSEKGRTEGEREWEDQEALEYYMDKESGKQKFNDSEGEDTEETEDYRQFRKSVLADQGKSFAASHRNVEEEGSKYKSKISMKANREGEGFREDKGYKLKETTSYIVERPSLVKDKHKEDEKISERMLKKEMQSPEQVKSEKLKELFDYSPPLHKNLDMREKSIFREESPLRIKMIASDSHRPEVKLKMAPVPLDDSNRPASLTKDRLLASTLVHSVKKEQEFRSIFDHIKLPQASKSTSESFIQHIVSLVHHVKEQYFKSAGMTLSERFTAYQKATEEHSTRQKSPEIHRRIDISPSALRKHTRLSGEERAFKEEAQKGDKKLKCDSADLRHNIDRRRKERSKERGDSKGSRESSGSRKQEKIPKDYKDYKTFKDDSKQKREQDHSRSSSTSSPSSSSSSSREEKDCKKEREEELKPHHEQKEYPGFTGVGRPRGTFHDDRDDGVDYWAKRGRGRGTFQRGRGRFNFKKSGSSPKWTHDKYQGDGLVEDEEETMENEDKERRKEEKE; this is encoded by the exons ATGGGTCGCTCTAACACTAGATCCCATTCTTCAAGATCAAAGACTAGATCTCAGTCCAGTTcaagatccagatccagatcgcATTCTAGAAAAAAGCGATACAG TTCTAGGTCTCGGTCTAGAACGTACTCACGGTCTCGCAGTAGAGATCGCGTTTATAATAGAGATTACCGCAGGGATTACAGAAATAATAGAGGAATGAGACGTCCTTATGGCTATAGAGGAAGAGGTAGAGGATATTATCCAGGAGGTGGAGGCAGATACCACCGTGGAGGTTACAGGCCTGTCTGGAATAGAAGGCATTCTCGAAGCCCAAGACGAGGCCGCTCACGTTCCAGGAGCCCAAAAAGGCGTTCAGTCTCTTCTCAAAGATCTCGGAGCAGATCTCGTAGATCCTACAGATCTTCTAGATCTCCAAGATCCTCTTCATCTCGGTCTTCATCTCCATATAGCAAATCTCCAGTCTCTTCCAAAAAACGTGGTTCATCAGAAAAGCAGCCGAAGAAAACTGAGTCAACTGCTTTGCAGGACAGCCCATTAAAAAGTAAATcacaagaggaagagaaaagtacATTTGAACATGACCCTTCTGAGACTTTAGATGATTTTAATAAATCAGCAGCAGCTTCAGCTGATATTTGGCCTGGTCTTTCTGCGTATGATAACAGTCCACGGTCGCCTCATAGCCCTTCTATTGCCTCTCCACCTAGTCAGAGTTCTTCATGCTCTGATGCTCACTTGCTCAGCACAGTCCACTCAGCAAAAGGCACACCTCAGCATTCACATTCCATTCAGCATAGCCCTGAAAGATCTGGGTCTGGTTCCCTTGGAAATGGTTCCAGTCGCTATAGCCCTTCTCAGAATAGCCCATTACATCACATTCCTTCAAGAAGAAGCCCTGCAAAAGCAGTTGCATCACAGAATGCTGCACGTGAGGAGACCCGCATGCGTTCCTTTTATCCAGAGGCTGGGGAACAGGAAAGTGCAAAAGGAGGAAAGTTTCTGAAGAG GTATACAGATGAAGAATCTAGGGTATACCTGCTTGATAGGAGTAACACTAGAGAAAAAGATGCTCAGAAAGATAGAGGATCAGAAAAGGGGaggacagagggagagagagagtgggaAGACCAGGAAGCTTTGGAATATTATATGGATAAAGAGTCTGGAAAACAAAAATTTAATGATTCAGAAGGGGAAGacacagaagaaactgaagattaTAGACAGTTCAGAAAGTCTGTTCTGGCAGATCAGGGTAAGAGCTTTGCTGCATCTCACCGGAATGTTGAGGAGGAAGGCTCCAAGTACAAATCTAAAATCTCTATGAAGGCAAATAGAGAAGGTGAGGGATTTAGAGAAGATAAGGGTTATAAACTTAAAGAGACAACTAGCTACATAGTTGAAAGACCTAGTCTAGTAAAAGATAAGCACAAGGAAGACGAGAAAATCTCTGAAAGAATGTTGAAGAAAGAGATGCAATCACCTGAACAGGTAAAGTCTGAAAAGCTCAAAGAACTCTTTGATTATAGTCCTCCTCTACACAAGAATCTGGATATGAGAGAGAAATCTATCTTCAGAGAGGAGAGCCCACTTAGGATCAAAATGATAGCCAGTGACTCTCATCGACCTGAAGTTAAGCTTAAAATGGCACCTGTGCCACTTGATGATTCAAACAG ACCTGCTTCCTTGACTAAAGACAGGCTGCTTGCTAGTACACTTGTCCATTCAGTCAAGAAGGAGCAAGAGTTCCGATCCATCTTTGACCACATAAAGCTACCACAAGCCAGCAAAAGCACATCAGAGTCATTTATTCAGCACATTGTATCCTTAGTTCATCATGTAAAAG AACAATATTTCAAATCAGCTGGAATGACCCTAAGTGAGAGGTTCACTGCTTATCAGAAGGCTACTGAAGAACATAGCACCCGGCAAAAGAGTCCTGAAATACACAG GAGGATTGACATCTCTCCCAGTGCCCTGAGGAAGCATACCCGTTTATCAGGAGAAGAGAGAGCCTTTAAAGAAGAAGCTCAGAAA GgggataaaaaattaaagtgTGATTCTGCTGATCTTCGACATAACATCGATCGTCGTAGAAAAGAGCGAAGTAAAGAACGAGGAGATTCTAAAGGTTCCAGGGAATCCAGTGGGtcaagaaagcaagagaaaattcCAAAAGATTACAAGGATTATAAAACTTTCAAAGATgatag TAAACAAAAAAGAGAACAAGACCATTCTCGATCTTCCTCAACTTCCTCCCCATCTTCCTCCTCATCCAGTTCCCGAGAAGAAAAGgactgcaagaaagaaagagaagaagaacttAAACCCCATCATGAGCAGAAAGAATATCCAGGTTTTACAGGAGTTGGAAGACCCAGAGGCACATTT CATGATGACAGAGATGATGGTGTTGATTACTGGGCTAAAAGAGGAAGAGGCCGTGGCACTTTCCAGCGTGGCAGAGGAAGATTCAACTTCAAAAAATCAGGTAGCAGTCCAAAATGGACACATGATAAATACCAAGGGGATGGGCTTgtagaagatgaagaagaaacaaTGGAAAATGAAGACAAGGAGAGACGTAAAGAAGAAAAG GAATAA
- the BCLAF1 gene encoding bcl-2-associated transcription factor 1 isoform X5, with amino-acid sequence MGRSNTRSHSSRSKTRSQSSSRSRSRSHSRKKRYSSRSRSRTYSRSRSRDRVYNRDYRRDYRNNRGMRRPYGYRGRGRGYYPGGGGRYHRGGYRPVWNRRHSRSPRRGRSRSRSPKRRSVSSQRSRSRSRRSYRSSRSPRSSSSRSSSPYSKSPVSSKKRGSSEKQPKKTESTALQDSPLKSKSQEEEKSTFEHDPSETLDDFNKSAAASADIWPGLSAYDNSPRSPHSPSIASPPSQSSSCSDAHLLSTVHSAKGTPQHSHSIQHSPERSGSGSLGNGSSRYSPSQNSPLHHIPSRRSPAKAVASQNAAREETRMRSFYPEAGEQESAKGGKFLKRYTDEESRVYLLDRSNTREKDAQKDRGSEKGRTEGEREWEDQEALEYYMDKESGKQKFNDSEGEDTEETEDYRQFRKSVLADQGKSFAASHRNVEEEGSKYKSKISMKANREGEGFREDKGYKLKETTSYIVERPSLVKDKHKEDEKISERMLKKEMQSPEQVKSEKLKELFDYSPPLHKNLDMREKSIFREESPLRIKMIASDSHRPEVKLKMAPVPLDDSNRPASLTKDRLLASTLVHSVKKEQEFRSIFDHIKLPQASKSTSESFIQHIVSLVHHVKEQYFKSAGMTLSERFTAYQKATEEHSTRQKSPEIHRRIDISPSALRKHTRLSGEERAFKEEAQKGDKKLKCDSADLRHNIDRRRKERSKERGDSKGSRESSGSRKQEKIPKDYKDYKTFKDDSKNVFVFYTAYGG; translated from the exons ATGGGTCGCTCTAACACTAGATCCCATTCTTCAAGATCAAAGACTAGATCTCAGTCCAGTTcaagatccagatccagatcgcATTCTAGAAAAAAGCGATACAG TTCTAGGTCTCGGTCTAGAACGTACTCACGGTCTCGCAGTAGAGATCGCGTTTATAATAGAGATTACCGCAGGGATTACAGAAATAATAGAGGAATGAGACGTCCTTATGGCTATAGAGGAAGAGGTAGAGGATATTATCCAGGAGGTGGAGGCAGATACCACCGTGGAGGTTACAGGCCTGTCTGGAATAGAAGGCATTCTCGAAGCCCAAGACGAGGCCGCTCACGTTCCAGGAGCCCAAAAAGGCGTTCAGTCTCTTCTCAAAGATCTCGGAGCAGATCTCGTAGATCCTACAGATCTTCTAGATCTCCAAGATCCTCTTCATCTCGGTCTTCATCTCCATATAGCAAATCTCCAGTCTCTTCCAAAAAACGTGGTTCATCAGAAAAGCAGCCGAAGAAAACTGAGTCAACTGCTTTGCAGGACAGCCCATTAAAAAGTAAATcacaagaggaagagaaaagtacATTTGAACATGACCCTTCTGAGACTTTAGATGATTTTAATAAATCAGCAGCAGCTTCAGCTGATATTTGGCCTGGTCTTTCTGCGTATGATAACAGTCCACGGTCGCCTCATAGCCCTTCTATTGCCTCTCCACCTAGTCAGAGTTCTTCATGCTCTGATGCTCACTTGCTCAGCACAGTCCACTCAGCAAAAGGCACACCTCAGCATTCACATTCCATTCAGCATAGCCCTGAAAGATCTGGGTCTGGTTCCCTTGGAAATGGTTCCAGTCGCTATAGCCCTTCTCAGAATAGCCCATTACATCACATTCCTTCAAGAAGAAGCCCTGCAAAAGCAGTTGCATCACAGAATGCTGCACGTGAGGAGACCCGCATGCGTTCCTTTTATCCAGAGGCTGGGGAACAGGAAAGTGCAAAAGGAGGAAAGTTTCTGAAGAG GTATACAGATGAAGAATCTAGGGTATACCTGCTTGATAGGAGTAACACTAGAGAAAAAGATGCTCAGAAAGATAGAGGATCAGAAAAGGGGaggacagagggagagagagagtgggaAGACCAGGAAGCTTTGGAATATTATATGGATAAAGAGTCTGGAAAACAAAAATTTAATGATTCAGAAGGGGAAGacacagaagaaactgaagattaTAGACAGTTCAGAAAGTCTGTTCTGGCAGATCAGGGTAAGAGCTTTGCTGCATCTCACCGGAATGTTGAGGAGGAAGGCTCCAAGTACAAATCTAAAATCTCTATGAAGGCAAATAGAGAAGGTGAGGGATTTAGAGAAGATAAGGGTTATAAACTTAAAGAGACAACTAGCTACATAGTTGAAAGACCTAGTCTAGTAAAAGATAAGCACAAGGAAGACGAGAAAATCTCTGAAAGAATGTTGAAGAAAGAGATGCAATCACCTGAACAGGTAAAGTCTGAAAAGCTCAAAGAACTCTTTGATTATAGTCCTCCTCTACACAAGAATCTGGATATGAGAGAGAAATCTATCTTCAGAGAGGAGAGCCCACTTAGGATCAAAATGATAGCCAGTGACTCTCATCGACCTGAAGTTAAGCTTAAAATGGCACCTGTGCCACTTGATGATTCAAACAG ACCTGCTTCCTTGACTAAAGACAGGCTGCTTGCTAGTACACTTGTCCATTCAGTCAAGAAGGAGCAAGAGTTCCGATCCATCTTTGACCACATAAAGCTACCACAAGCCAGCAAAAGCACATCAGAGTCATTTATTCAGCACATTGTATCCTTAGTTCATCATGTAAAAG AACAATATTTCAAATCAGCTGGAATGACCCTAAGTGAGAGGTTCACTGCTTATCAGAAGGCTACTGAAGAACATAGCACCCGGCAAAAGAGTCCTGAAATACACAG GAGGATTGACATCTCTCCCAGTGCCCTGAGGAAGCATACCCGTTTATCAGGAGAAGAGAGAGCCTTTAAAGAAGAAGCTCAGAAA GgggataaaaaattaaagtgTGATTCTGCTGATCTTCGACATAACATCGATCGTCGTAGAAAAGAGCGAAGTAAAGAACGAGGAGATTCTAAAGGTTCCAGGGAATCCAGTGGGtcaagaaagcaagagaaaattcCAAAAGATTACAAGGATTATAAAACTTTCAAAGATgatag CAAAAATGTATTTGTCTTTTACACGGCTTATGGTGGATGA
- the BCLAF1 gene encoding bcl-2-associated transcription factor 1 isoform X4 produces MGRSNTRSHSSRSKTRSQSSSRSRSRSHSRKKRYSSRSRSRTYSRSRSRDRVYNRDYRRDYRNNRGMRRPYGYRGRGRGYYPGGGGRYHRGGYRPVWNRRHSRSPRRGRSRSRSPKRRSVSSQRSRSRSRRSYRSSRSPRSSSSRSSSPYSKSPVSSKKRGSSEKQPKKTESTALQDSPLKSKSQEEEKSTFEHDPSETLDDFNKSAAASADIWPGLSAYDNSPRSPHSPSIASPPSQSSSCSDAHLLSTVHSAKGTPQHSHSIQHSPERSGSGSLGNGSSRYSPSQNSPLHHIPSRRSPAKAVASQNAAREETRMRSFYPEAGEQESAKGGKFLKRYTDEESRVYLLDRSNTREKDAQKDRGSEKGRTEGEREWEDQEALEYYMDKESGKQKFNDSEGEDTEETEDYRQFRKSVLADQGKSFAASHRNVEEEGSKYKSKISMKANREGEGFREDKGYKLKETTSYIVERPSLVKDKHKEDEKISERMLKKEMQSPEQVKSEKLKELFDYSPPLHKNLDMREKSIFREESPLRIKMIASDSHRPEVKLKMAPVPLDDSNRPASLTKDRLLASTLVHSVKKEQEFRSIFDHIKLPQASKSTSESFIQHIVSLVHHVKEQYFKSAGMTLSERFTAYQKATEEHSTRQKSPEIHRRIDISPSALRKHTRLSGEERAFKEEAQKGDKKLKCDSADLRHNIDRRRKERSKERGDSKGSRESSGSRKQEKIPKDYKDYKTFKDDSSREEKDCKKEREEELKPHHEQKEYPGFTGVGRPRGTFHDDRDDGVDYWAKRGRGRGTFQRGRGRFNFKKSGSSPKWTHDKYQGDGLVEDEEETMENEDKERRKEEKE; encoded by the exons ATGGGTCGCTCTAACACTAGATCCCATTCTTCAAGATCAAAGACTAGATCTCAGTCCAGTTcaagatccagatccagatcgcATTCTAGAAAAAAGCGATACAG TTCTAGGTCTCGGTCTAGAACGTACTCACGGTCTCGCAGTAGAGATCGCGTTTATAATAGAGATTACCGCAGGGATTACAGAAATAATAGAGGAATGAGACGTCCTTATGGCTATAGAGGAAGAGGTAGAGGATATTATCCAGGAGGTGGAGGCAGATACCACCGTGGAGGTTACAGGCCTGTCTGGAATAGAAGGCATTCTCGAAGCCCAAGACGAGGCCGCTCACGTTCCAGGAGCCCAAAAAGGCGTTCAGTCTCTTCTCAAAGATCTCGGAGCAGATCTCGTAGATCCTACAGATCTTCTAGATCTCCAAGATCCTCTTCATCTCGGTCTTCATCTCCATATAGCAAATCTCCAGTCTCTTCCAAAAAACGTGGTTCATCAGAAAAGCAGCCGAAGAAAACTGAGTCAACTGCTTTGCAGGACAGCCCATTAAAAAGTAAATcacaagaggaagagaaaagtacATTTGAACATGACCCTTCTGAGACTTTAGATGATTTTAATAAATCAGCAGCAGCTTCAGCTGATATTTGGCCTGGTCTTTCTGCGTATGATAACAGTCCACGGTCGCCTCATAGCCCTTCTATTGCCTCTCCACCTAGTCAGAGTTCTTCATGCTCTGATGCTCACTTGCTCAGCACAGTCCACTCAGCAAAAGGCACACCTCAGCATTCACATTCCATTCAGCATAGCCCTGAAAGATCTGGGTCTGGTTCCCTTGGAAATGGTTCCAGTCGCTATAGCCCTTCTCAGAATAGCCCATTACATCACATTCCTTCAAGAAGAAGCCCTGCAAAAGCAGTTGCATCACAGAATGCTGCACGTGAGGAGACCCGCATGCGTTCCTTTTATCCAGAGGCTGGGGAACAGGAAAGTGCAAAAGGAGGAAAGTTTCTGAAGAG GTATACAGATGAAGAATCTAGGGTATACCTGCTTGATAGGAGTAACACTAGAGAAAAAGATGCTCAGAAAGATAGAGGATCAGAAAAGGGGaggacagagggagagagagagtgggaAGACCAGGAAGCTTTGGAATATTATATGGATAAAGAGTCTGGAAAACAAAAATTTAATGATTCAGAAGGGGAAGacacagaagaaactgaagattaTAGACAGTTCAGAAAGTCTGTTCTGGCAGATCAGGGTAAGAGCTTTGCTGCATCTCACCGGAATGTTGAGGAGGAAGGCTCCAAGTACAAATCTAAAATCTCTATGAAGGCAAATAGAGAAGGTGAGGGATTTAGAGAAGATAAGGGTTATAAACTTAAAGAGACAACTAGCTACATAGTTGAAAGACCTAGTCTAGTAAAAGATAAGCACAAGGAAGACGAGAAAATCTCTGAAAGAATGTTGAAGAAAGAGATGCAATCACCTGAACAGGTAAAGTCTGAAAAGCTCAAAGAACTCTTTGATTATAGTCCTCCTCTACACAAGAATCTGGATATGAGAGAGAAATCTATCTTCAGAGAGGAGAGCCCACTTAGGATCAAAATGATAGCCAGTGACTCTCATCGACCTGAAGTTAAGCTTAAAATGGCACCTGTGCCACTTGATGATTCAAACAG ACCTGCTTCCTTGACTAAAGACAGGCTGCTTGCTAGTACACTTGTCCATTCAGTCAAGAAGGAGCAAGAGTTCCGATCCATCTTTGACCACATAAAGCTACCACAAGCCAGCAAAAGCACATCAGAGTCATTTATTCAGCACATTGTATCCTTAGTTCATCATGTAAAAG AACAATATTTCAAATCAGCTGGAATGACCCTAAGTGAGAGGTTCACTGCTTATCAGAAGGCTACTGAAGAACATAGCACCCGGCAAAAGAGTCCTGAAATACACAG GAGGATTGACATCTCTCCCAGTGCCCTGAGGAAGCATACCCGTTTATCAGGAGAAGAGAGAGCCTTTAAAGAAGAAGCTCAGAAA GgggataaaaaattaaagtgTGATTCTGCTGATCTTCGACATAACATCGATCGTCGTAGAAAAGAGCGAAGTAAAGAACGAGGAGATTCTAAAGGTTCCAGGGAATCCAGTGGGtcaagaaagcaagagaaaattcCAAAAGATTACAAGGATTATAAAACTTTCAAAGATgatag TTCCCGAGAAGAAAAGgactgcaagaaagaaagagaagaagaacttAAACCCCATCATGAGCAGAAAGAATATCCAGGTTTTACAGGAGTTGGAAGACCCAGAGGCACATTT CATGATGACAGAGATGATGGTGTTGATTACTGGGCTAAAAGAGGAAGAGGCCGTGGCACTTTCCAGCGTGGCAGAGGAAGATTCAACTTCAAAAAATCAGGTAGCAGTCCAAAATGGACACATGATAAATACCAAGGGGATGGGCTTgtagaagatgaagaagaaacaaTGGAAAATGAAGACAAGGAGAGACGTAAAGAAGAAAAG GAATAA
- the BCLAF1 gene encoding bcl-2-associated transcription factor 1 isoform X1: MGRSNTRSHSSRSKTRSQSSSRSRSRSHSRKKRYSSRSRSRTYSRSRSRDRVYNRDYRRDYRNNRGMRRPYGYRGRGRGYYPGGGGRYHRGGYRPVWNRRHSRSPRRGRSRSRSPKRRSVSSQRSRSRSRRSYRSSRSPRSSSSRSSSPYSKSPVSSKKRGSSEKQPKKTESTALQDSPLKSKSQEEEKSTFEHDPSETLDDFNKSAAASADIWPGLSAYDNSPRSPHSPSIASPPSQSSSCSDAHLLSTVHSAKGTPQHSHSIQHSPERSGSGSLGNGSSRYSPSQNSPLHHIPSRRSPAKAVASQNAAREETRMRSFYPEAGEQESAKGGKFLKRYTDEESRVYLLDRSNTREKDAQKDRGSEKGRTEGEREWEDQEALEYYMDKESGKQKFNDSEGEDTEETEDYRQFRKSVLADQGKSFAASHRNVEEEGSKYKSKISMKANREGEGFREDKGYKLKETTSYIVERPSLVKDKHKEDEKISERMLKKEMQSPEQVKSEKLKELFDYSPPLHKNLDMREKSIFREESPLRIKMIASDSHRPEVKLKMAPVPLDDSNRPASLTKDRLLASTLVHSVKKEQEFRSIFDHIKLPQASKSTSESFIQHIVSLVHHVKEQYFKSAGMTLSERFTAYQKATEEHSTRQKSPEIHRRIDISPSALRKHTRLSGEERAFKEEAQKGDKKLKCDSADLRHNIDRRRKERSKERGDSKGSRESSGSRKQEKIPKDYKDYKTFKDDSKQKREQDHSRSSSTSSPSSSSSSSREEKDCKKEREEELKPHHEQKEYPGFTGVGRPRGTFFRIRGRGRARGVFAGTNTGPSNSNTTFQKRPKEEEWDPEYTPKSKKYFLHDDRDDGVDYWAKRGRGRGTFQRGRGRFNFKKSGSSPKWTHDKYQGDGLVEDEEETMENEDKERRKEEKE, encoded by the exons ATGGGTCGCTCTAACACTAGATCCCATTCTTCAAGATCAAAGACTAGATCTCAGTCCAGTTcaagatccagatccagatcgcATTCTAGAAAAAAGCGATACAG TTCTAGGTCTCGGTCTAGAACGTACTCACGGTCTCGCAGTAGAGATCGCGTTTATAATAGAGATTACCGCAGGGATTACAGAAATAATAGAGGAATGAGACGTCCTTATGGCTATAGAGGAAGAGGTAGAGGATATTATCCAGGAGGTGGAGGCAGATACCACCGTGGAGGTTACAGGCCTGTCTGGAATAGAAGGCATTCTCGAAGCCCAAGACGAGGCCGCTCACGTTCCAGGAGCCCAAAAAGGCGTTCAGTCTCTTCTCAAAGATCTCGGAGCAGATCTCGTAGATCCTACAGATCTTCTAGATCTCCAAGATCCTCTTCATCTCGGTCTTCATCTCCATATAGCAAATCTCCAGTCTCTTCCAAAAAACGTGGTTCATCAGAAAAGCAGCCGAAGAAAACTGAGTCAACTGCTTTGCAGGACAGCCCATTAAAAAGTAAATcacaagaggaagagaaaagtacATTTGAACATGACCCTTCTGAGACTTTAGATGATTTTAATAAATCAGCAGCAGCTTCAGCTGATATTTGGCCTGGTCTTTCTGCGTATGATAACAGTCCACGGTCGCCTCATAGCCCTTCTATTGCCTCTCCACCTAGTCAGAGTTCTTCATGCTCTGATGCTCACTTGCTCAGCACAGTCCACTCAGCAAAAGGCACACCTCAGCATTCACATTCCATTCAGCATAGCCCTGAAAGATCTGGGTCTGGTTCCCTTGGAAATGGTTCCAGTCGCTATAGCCCTTCTCAGAATAGCCCATTACATCACATTCCTTCAAGAAGAAGCCCTGCAAAAGCAGTTGCATCACAGAATGCTGCACGTGAGGAGACCCGCATGCGTTCCTTTTATCCAGAGGCTGGGGAACAGGAAAGTGCAAAAGGAGGAAAGTTTCTGAAGAG GTATACAGATGAAGAATCTAGGGTATACCTGCTTGATAGGAGTAACACTAGAGAAAAAGATGCTCAGAAAGATAGAGGATCAGAAAAGGGGaggacagagggagagagagagtgggaAGACCAGGAAGCTTTGGAATATTATATGGATAAAGAGTCTGGAAAACAAAAATTTAATGATTCAGAAGGGGAAGacacagaagaaactgaagattaTAGACAGTTCAGAAAGTCTGTTCTGGCAGATCAGGGTAAGAGCTTTGCTGCATCTCACCGGAATGTTGAGGAGGAAGGCTCCAAGTACAAATCTAAAATCTCTATGAAGGCAAATAGAGAAGGTGAGGGATTTAGAGAAGATAAGGGTTATAAACTTAAAGAGACAACTAGCTACATAGTTGAAAGACCTAGTCTAGTAAAAGATAAGCACAAGGAAGACGAGAAAATCTCTGAAAGAATGTTGAAGAAAGAGATGCAATCACCTGAACAGGTAAAGTCTGAAAAGCTCAAAGAACTCTTTGATTATAGTCCTCCTCTACACAAGAATCTGGATATGAGAGAGAAATCTATCTTCAGAGAGGAGAGCCCACTTAGGATCAAAATGATAGCCAGTGACTCTCATCGACCTGAAGTTAAGCTTAAAATGGCACCTGTGCCACTTGATGATTCAAACAG ACCTGCTTCCTTGACTAAAGACAGGCTGCTTGCTAGTACACTTGTCCATTCAGTCAAGAAGGAGCAAGAGTTCCGATCCATCTTTGACCACATAAAGCTACCACAAGCCAGCAAAAGCACATCAGAGTCATTTATTCAGCACATTGTATCCTTAGTTCATCATGTAAAAG AACAATATTTCAAATCAGCTGGAATGACCCTAAGTGAGAGGTTCACTGCTTATCAGAAGGCTACTGAAGAACATAGCACCCGGCAAAAGAGTCCTGAAATACACAG GAGGATTGACATCTCTCCCAGTGCCCTGAGGAAGCATACCCGTTTATCAGGAGAAGAGAGAGCCTTTAAAGAAGAAGCTCAGAAA GgggataaaaaattaaagtgTGATTCTGCTGATCTTCGACATAACATCGATCGTCGTAGAAAAGAGCGAAGTAAAGAACGAGGAGATTCTAAAGGTTCCAGGGAATCCAGTGGGtcaagaaagcaagagaaaattcCAAAAGATTACAAGGATTATAAAACTTTCAAAGATgatag TAAACAAAAAAGAGAACAAGACCATTCTCGATCTTCCTCAACTTCCTCCCCATCTTCCTCCTCATCCAGTTCCCGAGAAGAAAAGgactgcaagaaagaaagagaagaagaacttAAACCCCATCATGAGCAGAAAGAATATCCAGGTTTTACAGGAGTTGGAAGACCCAGAGGCACATTT TTTCGAATTAGGGGCAGAGGAAGAGCCAGAGGCGTGTTTGCTGGAACAAATACTGGTCCTAGCAATTCAAACACTACTTTTCAAAAGAGACCAAAAGAGGAAGAATGGGATCCTGAATATACTCCAAAAAGCAAGAAATACTTCTTG CATGATGACAGAGATGATGGTGTTGATTACTGGGCTAAAAGAGGAAGAGGCCGTGGCACTTTCCAGCGTGGCAGAGGAAGATTCAACTTCAAAAAATCAGGTAGCAGTCCAAAATGGACACATGATAAATACCAAGGGGATGGGCTTgtagaagatgaagaagaaacaaTGGAAAATGAAGACAAGGAGAGACGTAAAGAAGAAAAG GAATAA